The Apibacter raozihei genome contains a region encoding:
- a CDS encoding rhodanese-like domain-containing protein: protein MKNLFFILFSLLFLLLSCKSGNLGHTNNTVYDTPPEIGRLTTDIPRYTVNSPANSESKKPTSDKDGQKKQSSDVKKLQPKKEKAVSSQKNKKSPLTYSEKTKKKSELTDNRFIEKPSRTDSHITKKTNRINSDSVSKLKEPKQKENKKVYSSEASRKGNKPVKKTDLSNKTYENTQLSSASSLSEDSLKIIAYKKILSKKMANLTINNEKYIRAKAILDKNPKSKLALSNYNLNKKNLENDILDKKVIEDQLFKLTRKRNKVIATPKTESITNIQTNPLPENVDISEEKSISIETVTEEMTKDVTSTKNTSSDENEEIGTPEFTISEEKTTEAPKTVEVFESKPLENEEEFLDTEAISAIRNLNTADFSWEVGIKLTQIVDVRSLDEFKQGHIYDAVNMDISSSNFKLQIHSLDKNHPVAVYSEDGVRSLEAAKILEEAGFTIIYNLQPGLIQWINEKRDIFK from the coding sequence ATGAAGAATTTATTTTTCATCTTGTTTAGTCTTCTTTTTTTATTGCTTTCATGTAAAAGTGGTAATTTAGGACATACAAATAATACTGTATACGACACACCTCCTGAAATTGGCAGGTTAACTACAGATATACCCAGATATACGGTTAATTCACCGGCAAATTCAGAGTCCAAAAAACCTACTTCCGATAAAGACGGTCAAAAGAAGCAAAGCTCTGATGTAAAAAAATTGCAGCCAAAAAAAGAAAAGGCAGTTTCTTCACAAAAAAATAAAAAATCCCCTCTGACTTATTCTGAAAAAACTAAAAAAAAATCAGAATTAACTGATAATCGTTTTATAGAAAAACCCAGTCGTACTGATTCTCATATTACAAAAAAAACAAACCGAATAAACAGTGATAGCGTTAGTAAGTTAAAAGAACCTAAACAAAAAGAGAATAAAAAAGTCTATTCATCCGAAGCTTCCCGCAAAGGAAATAAACCAGTAAAAAAGACTGACCTATCCAATAAAACATATGAAAATACTCAATTATCTTCTGCTTCCTCACTTTCTGAAGACTCTTTAAAAATTATTGCTTATAAAAAGATTTTATCAAAAAAGATGGCTAACCTGACTATTAACAATGAAAAATATATTAGAGCTAAAGCTATTTTAGACAAAAACCCTAAAAGCAAACTGGCATTAAGCAACTACAATTTAAATAAAAAGAATTTAGAAAATGATATTTTAGACAAAAAGGTTATAGAAGATCAATTATTTAAATTAACAAGAAAAAGAAATAAGGTTATTGCTACCCCAAAAACGGAATCCATAACTAATATACAGACAAATCCTTTACCGGAAAATGTTGATATCTCCGAAGAAAAATCCATATCAATTGAAACTGTCACAGAAGAAATGACAAAGGATGTTACTTCTACTAAAAATACTTCTTCTGATGAAAATGAGGAAATTGGCACTCCTGAATTTACGATTTCGGAAGAAAAAACTACTGAAGCACCTAAAACAGTTGAGGTATTTGAATCAAAACCTTTAGAAAATGAGGAAGAGTTTTTAGATACAGAAGCTATTTCAGCGATTCGGAATTTAAATACAGCAGATTTTTCATGGGAAGTAGGAATTAAACTTACTCAAATTGTTGATGTACGTTCGCTGGATGAGTTTAAACAGGGACATATTTATGATGCGGTAAATATGGATATAAGTTCATCAAATTTCAAACTGCAAATTCATTCTTTAGATAAAAATCATCCGGTAGCTGTTTACAGTGAGGATGGGGTAAGAAGCTTAGAGGCCGCAAAAATCCTTGAGGAGGCTGGTTTTACAATCATTTATAATTTACAGCCCGGATTAATTCAATGGATCAATGAAAAAAGAGACATTTTTAAGTAA
- the lnt gene encoding apolipoprotein N-acyltransferase, giving the protein MKRFIYSILSGLLFAFSWPTYGFPFLLFLAFVPLLLLEHEIVVKKEKRSYGKVFGYSYISFFIWNYGATQWLHYSQNPDGSLSWMAFLFPVFINSLLMSLVFILFHFVKKRAGTWYGIFFFPIIWVCFEKFHLSWEMSWPWLNLGNAFAEYPQIIQWYEVTGTFGGTLWIIIINLIIFYHIRAFQVTREKIYIWKPVYYSILVIGVPVALSLVMYRTYQEKSEQSLEVVLAQPDLDPYTEKYTQSGETVLSGILSSVDSTITNKTKFIVAPETAFPGRGFVYVNNFQNDPYIDSIRRWMKMKHSQISFVSGVSLAEAYSGQETPTARYTGDRNVWVDLYNSAIQLDLPGTIQHYNKSKLVVGVEHFPYSSILKPLIGDYMLNFGGTMESLGTQNHPTVFTNKKNKAKIAPVICYESIYGEYVGEYVKSGANVLFIMTNDSWWSDSQGHKQLLAYARLRAIETRRDIARSANSGISAFINQKGDIIEQLPYGYRGALKGEINLNSELTFYSKYGDVIARISLIAAGIIIAYVLSKIIIVWLKPRKTKTSQINFKNKK; this is encoded by the coding sequence ATGAAAAGATTTATTTACTCGATACTTAGCGGATTGCTTTTTGCCTTTTCGTGGCCAACGTACGGATTCCCCTTTTTACTCTTTTTGGCATTTGTTCCGTTATTGCTTTTAGAGCATGAAATAGTGGTAAAAAAAGAAAAACGTTCTTACGGAAAAGTATTTGGATATTCCTATATATCTTTTTTTATCTGGAACTATGGAGCAACTCAATGGCTACACTATTCTCAAAATCCTGATGGTAGTCTTTCCTGGATGGCTTTTCTGTTTCCGGTTTTTATTAATAGTCTTCTCATGTCGTTGGTTTTTATTCTGTTTCATTTTGTTAAAAAACGAGCCGGAACATGGTATGGGATTTTCTTTTTCCCTATTATCTGGGTTTGTTTCGAAAAATTTCATCTTAGCTGGGAAATGTCCTGGCCTTGGCTTAATTTGGGTAATGCATTTGCAGAGTATCCGCAAATTATTCAATGGTACGAAGTAACCGGAACATTTGGAGGAACCCTCTGGATTATAATTATAAATTTAATTATATTTTATCATATTAGAGCCTTTCAGGTAACTCGTGAAAAAATTTATATCTGGAAACCCGTTTATTATTCAATCCTGGTTATCGGTGTTCCTGTGGCCCTGTCTTTGGTAATGTATAGAACGTATCAGGAAAAATCGGAGCAATCATTGGAGGTTGTTTTAGCTCAGCCGGATTTAGATCCATATACAGAAAAATACACCCAGAGCGGAGAAACAGTTCTTAGCGGTATATTATCATCTGTAGATAGTACTATAACAAATAAAACAAAATTTATTGTAGCTCCGGAAACCGCTTTCCCCGGGAGAGGATTTGTTTATGTTAATAATTTTCAAAATGATCCTTACATAGATAGTATCAGAAGGTGGATGAAAATGAAGCATTCCCAGATCAGTTTTGTATCCGGAGTTTCATTAGCCGAAGCTTATTCCGGTCAGGAAACCCCAACCGCACGATATACAGGAGACAGAAATGTATGGGTAGATCTTTATAATTCAGCTATACAGTTAGACTTACCGGGTACCATACAACATTATAATAAATCCAAACTGGTCGTAGGAGTAGAGCATTTTCCTTATTCCTCGATCTTAAAGCCATTGATTGGAGATTACATGTTAAATTTTGGAGGTACCATGGAAAGTTTGGGAACTCAAAATCACCCTACAGTCTTTACCAATAAAAAAAATAAAGCAAAAATAGCACCGGTCATTTGCTATGAAAGTATTTACGGAGAATACGTAGGCGAATATGTTAAAAGCGGAGCTAACGTTCTGTTTATAATGACAAATGATTCCTGGTGGAGTGATTCTCAAGGGCACAAACAATTATTAGCTTATGCAAGGCTAAGAGCAATTGAAACCCGTAGAGACATAGCGCGTTCTGCCAATAGTGGAATATCCGCTTTTATTAATCAAAAAGGAGATATAATTGAGCAATTGCCCTACGGATACAGGGGAGCATTGAAAGGAGAAATTAATTTAAATTCAGAATTAACTTTTTATTCCAAATATGGTGATGTCATTGCAAGGATTTCATTAATTGCTGCCGGAATAATTATAGCCTATGTTTTATCTAAAATAATTATAGTATGGTTGAAACCTAGGAAAACAAAGACATCACAAATAAACTTTAAAAATAAAAAGTAA
- the rpmB gene encoding 50S ribosomal protein L28 encodes MARICQITGKRAMVGNNVSHANNKTKRRFEINLMEKKFYLPSQDAWIFLKVSAHGLRIIDKIGIEEAVARARKQGLVNY; translated from the coding sequence ATGGCTAGAATTTGTCAAATAACAGGAAAGCGTGCAATGGTAGGAAATAATGTGTCGCATGCTAATAACAAGACGAAAAGACGTTTTGAGATAAATTTGATGGAAAAAAAATTCTACTTACCATCACAAGACGCTTGGATTTTTCTTAAAGTGTCAGCACATGGTTTAAGAATTATAGATAAAATAGGAATTGAAGAAGCTGTAGCAAGAGCTCGTAAACAAGGTCTTGTCAATTACTAA
- the rpmG gene encoding 50S ribosomal protein L33, which yields MAKKGNRVQVILECTEHKESGMPGVSRYITTKNKKNTPERIELKKFNPVLKKYTTHKEIK from the coding sequence ATGGCAAAGAAAGGAAACAGAGTACAGGTAATCTTAGAATGTACTGAACATAAAGAAAGCGGAATGCCGGGAGTGTCTCGTTACATTACGACTAAAAATAAAAAAAATACTCCGGAAAGAATTGAATTGAAAAAATTCAATCCGGTATTAAAGAAATACACAACTCATAAAGAAATTAAATAA
- a CDS encoding DUF4295 domain-containing protein translates to MAKKVVATLRTESKKMTKVIKMVKSPKTGAYVFDEKVVNADSVDAFLKQK, encoded by the coding sequence ATGGCAAAGAAGGTTGTAGCTACATTACGTACAGAATCTAAAAAAATGACTAAAGTAATCAAAATGGTTAAGTCTCCTAAAACAGGTGCTTACGTATTTGATGAAAAAGTTGTAAATGCAGACAGCGTTGATGCATTTTTAAAACAGAAATAG
- the ftsY gene encoding signal recognition particle-docking protein FtsY yields the protein MSWFKKIFGKETKETLDKGLEKSNKSFFDKVGRAIAGKSKVDDEVLDELEEVLISSDVGVETTVKVIKKIEERVARDKFMNTSELDQILREEIMNLLAENKDSDSEFEIPKDKKPYVIMVVGVNGVGKTTTIGKLAHQFKQQGKKVVLGAADTFRAAAVDQLVIWSERVGVPIVKQEMGSDPASVAFDTVQSAKAQDADVVLIDTAGRLHNKVNLMNELSKIKRVMQKVIPDAPHEVLLVLDGSTGQNAFEQAKQFTAATEVTALAITKLDGTAKGGVVIGISDQFKIPVKYIGVGEGMDDLQPFNKYEFVDSFFKTN from the coding sequence ATGAGCTGGTTTAAGAAAATTTTCGGGAAAGAGACAAAAGAAACACTTGATAAAGGATTAGAGAAATCCAATAAATCATTTTTTGATAAAGTAGGAAGAGCGATTGCAGGAAAAAGCAAAGTGGATGATGAGGTACTGGATGAGTTGGAAGAAGTCCTTATTTCTTCTGATGTAGGAGTAGAGACCACTGTCAAAGTAATCAAAAAAATTGAAGAAAGGGTAGCCAGAGATAAATTCATGAATACTTCTGAATTAGATCAGATTTTAAGAGAAGAGATCATGAATCTTTTGGCTGAAAATAAAGACTCCGATTCTGAATTTGAAATTCCTAAAGATAAAAAGCCATATGTAATTATGGTGGTAGGCGTAAATGGAGTAGGAAAAACGACAACTATTGGGAAGTTGGCTCATCAATTTAAGCAGCAGGGTAAAAAAGTTGTTTTGGGAGCAGCTGATACCTTTAGAGCTGCAGCTGTTGATCAGCTTGTTATATGGTCAGAAAGAGTAGGTGTGCCTATAGTTAAGCAGGAGATGGGTTCTGATCCGGCCTCCGTTGCTTTTGATACCGTACAGTCAGCCAAAGCGCAGGATGCTGATGTAGTTCTTATTGATACTGCGGGACGTCTGCACAATAAAGTGAACCTGATGAATGAGCTTTCAAAAATTAAAAGAGTTATGCAAAAGGTAATTCCTGATGCTCCCCATGAAGTGCTATTGGTATTAGATGGTTCAACCGGTCAGAATGCTTTTGAACAGGCTAAACAATTTACCGCAGCTACGGAAGTTACTGCTCTGGCTATAACCAAACTCGATGGAACTGCTAAAGGGGGTGTGGTTATAGGTATATCTGATCAATTTAAAATTCCAGTTAAATATATTGGTGTTGGTGAAGGAATGGACGATCTACAGCCTTTTAACAAATATGAGTTTGTTGATAGTTTCTTTAAAACTAATTAG
- a CDS encoding pyridoxal phosphate-dependent aminotransferase: MNRRDLLKLSGTAFAGLLFTGITRAGSTVLTEEFESLSNKNDSPLLLNFNENSLGISSMAETAIKKSLKNSFRYPDAEASNLRKQLADKFNVTPSHISLGSGSSDIIRAITHFCIFKSLQENKKLQIILPDPTFDLIADYAENLGVTISRIPLDSNFRMDITAMKKAAEEFNGVSLCYLCNPNNPTATLTSSDSIEKWIADANPENTFFLMDEAYAEYVTDLKFQSGINHILNLRNNVLVTKTFSKVYAMAGYRIGYGIATPETSKKINAFLSVDNLNISGLVAASASLKDSAFLTRSLSSTNSSRKITETAMNELGIRFLPSQANFIFYHIPGDLKLYIQRLNSEGIKVGRIFIPLTQWNRVTLGTPEEMKIFVKTLYEFRKKRWI, encoded by the coding sequence ATGAACAGAAGAGATTTACTAAAATTATCCGGAACGGCTTTTGCCGGATTACTTTTTACAGGAATAACCCGTGCAGGTTCTACAGTGCTTACAGAAGAGTTCGAAAGCCTATCGAATAAAAATGACTCTCCTTTATTACTTAATTTTAATGAAAATAGTCTTGGAATTTCTTCAATGGCTGAAACAGCCATAAAAAAAAGTTTAAAAAATTCATTTAGATACCCGGATGCTGAAGCTTCCAATTTAAGGAAACAACTGGCGGATAAATTTAACGTAACTCCTTCCCATATTAGTCTGGGTTCTGGCTCTTCAGATATTATACGAGCTATCACTCATTTCTGCATTTTTAAAAGTCTACAGGAAAATAAAAAATTACAAATTATATTACCAGACCCGACTTTTGATTTAATTGCAGATTATGCAGAAAATTTAGGTGTTACCATTTCCCGAATTCCTCTTGATAGTAATTTTCGCATGGATATAACTGCAATGAAAAAAGCTGCAGAAGAATTTAACGGCGTATCTCTATGTTATTTATGCAATCCCAATAACCCTACTGCTACTTTAACTTCTTCCGATAGTATTGAAAAATGGATAGCAGATGCTAATCCAGAAAATACATTTTTTTTAATGGATGAAGCATATGCCGAATATGTTACTGATTTAAAATTCCAAAGTGGTATAAATCATATTTTGAATTTAAGAAATAATGTACTGGTAACTAAAACATTTTCAAAAGTTTATGCTATGGCAGGATACAGGATAGGTTATGGAATTGCAACTCCTGAAACAAGTAAAAAAATAAATGCATTCCTGTCCGTTGACAATCTCAATATTTCCGGTCTGGTAGCAGCATCTGCTTCTTTAAAGGATTCAGCCTTTTTAACCCGAAGCTTATCTTCTACAAATTCTTCAAGAAAAATAACTGAGACGGCTATGAATGAGTTGGGAATCCGATTTTTACCCTCTCAGGCAAATTTCATTTTTTATCATATTCCCGGAGATTTGAAATTATACATCCAGCGTCTTAATTCTGAAGGAATAAAAGTTGGGAGAATATTTATTCCTCTCACTCAATGGAACAGAGTAACACTAGGAACTCCGGAAGAAATGAAAATTTTTGTAAAGACCTTATATGAATTTAGAAAAAAAAGGTGGATTTAA
- the hutH gene encoding histidine ammonia-lyase: MKNLLLDGNHLTLEDVVAVSRHHCKVNLTEDAISKINQSREYVDQLVESGEIVYGITTGFGDFSSVHISKDQAVELQRNLIISHACGVGNHFSEEVTRAIILLRLNNLAKGFSGIRLSTMQVLVDMLNKGLYPAIPEKGSLGASGDLAPLAHMVLPMIGEGEAYYKGKLLPGAEAMKEAGIQIIELVSKEGLALINGTQVMTAAGALTCYDSINLMKLADISASLSIEALQGITDPFIPELHALRPHQGQINSAKNLLSLLNGSERTTRQGEIRVQDAYSLRCVPQVHGASWDTFNYVKNKIEIEINSVTDNPIIFPEKKLAISGGHFHGQPMALPFDFLGIAIAEIANISERRIERLVNPSLNNDLPAFLTQQGGLHSGFMITQYVAAALVSENKVLAHPASVDSIPSSANQEDHVSMGTIAARKAQNIYQNTKNVIAIELLAATQAIDLATDSSNKKLGKGTQIAYNIIRDQIEPFSKDRVMYPEINKAANIIDSESIVNSVEKEIGQLL; this comes from the coding sequence ATGAAAAACCTATTATTAGACGGAAATCATCTGACTTTAGAGGATGTCGTTGCTGTCTCAAGACATCATTGTAAAGTAAATTTAACTGAGGATGCAATATCAAAAATTAACCAATCAAGAGAATACGTAGACCAACTCGTAGAGTCCGGTGAAATTGTATATGGGATTACCACTGGCTTTGGAGATTTCAGTTCTGTGCATATTTCTAAGGATCAAGCAGTAGAACTTCAAAGAAATCTTATTATCAGCCATGCCTGTGGAGTTGGAAATCATTTTTCCGAAGAAGTTACCCGGGCTATCATTTTATTACGCCTGAACAATCTTGCAAAAGGTTTCTCGGGAATACGACTCAGCACTATGCAGGTTTTGGTGGACATGCTTAACAAAGGATTATATCCTGCAATTCCGGAAAAGGGATCTTTAGGTGCCAGTGGTGATCTTGCTCCTCTGGCTCATATGGTTCTACCTATGATAGGTGAAGGTGAGGCTTATTACAAAGGAAAACTTCTTCCGGGTGCTGAAGCTATGAAAGAAGCCGGAATTCAAATCATTGAGCTGGTTTCCAAAGAAGGTCTGGCATTAATTAACGGTACACAAGTTATGACTGCCGCCGGAGCTTTAACATGTTATGACTCTATCAATTTGATGAAACTGGCAGACATTTCGGCTTCTTTGTCTATAGAAGCTCTTCAGGGAATTACCGATCCATTTATTCCTGAACTCCATGCCTTACGACCTCATCAAGGACAAATAAACAGTGCTAAAAATTTACTTTCTTTGCTAAACGGGAGTGAAAGGACTACCCGACAGGGTGAAATCCGTGTTCAAGATGCTTATTCATTGCGATGCGTACCTCAGGTACATGGAGCCAGTTGGGATACTTTTAACTATGTGAAAAATAAAATTGAAATAGAAATAAATTCTGTTACAGATAATCCTATTATATTTCCAGAAAAAAAATTAGCAATTTCCGGAGGTCATTTTCATGGTCAACCCATGGCTTTACCTTTTGATTTTTTAGGGATAGCTATTGCTGAAATAGCTAATATTTCTGAACGTAGAATTGAACGATTAGTAAATCCTTCCCTCAATAATGATTTACCTGCATTTTTAACTCAACAGGGGGGATTGCATTCCGGTTTTATGATTACGCAGTATGTAGCTGCAGCCTTAGTTTCAGAAAATAAAGTTCTGGCGCATCCGGCAAGTGTAGACTCAATACCTTCTTCTGCAAATCAGGAAGATCATGTAAGTATGGGCACAATTGCAGCAAGAAAAGCTCAAAATATTTATCAAAATACAAAAAATGTAATTGCCATTGAGTTGCTTGCGGCTACTCAAGCGATTGATCTTGCAACTGATTCTTCAAATAAAAAATTAGGAAAAGGAACCCAAATCGCCTATAATATTATCAGGGATCAAATTGAACCATTTTCCAAAGATAGAGTTATGTATCCGGAAATTAATAAAGCTGCCAATATAATTGACAGTGAAAGTATTGTTAATTCAGTCGAAAAAGAAATCGGACAGCTTTTATAA
- the hutG gene encoding formimidoylglutamase, with amino-acid sequence MKTFWEKTPAEVWQGRNDLEESATALRVFQSIIKEESFNPEKYPEQIALLGFCCDEGVRINKGITGAKKSPDILKKALANFAYHPHPLSLIDMGNIICNGLLSEGQQLLTKYVEQCHSQSMKTLVIGGGHETAFAHGMGLYNSYPDATIGIINLDAHLDIRSNNKYSSGTPFLQLFEYCKSNNRNFNYLCIGASKAANTQALLETAENLNVRIIWDTECQYLHLDHINQQILDFIATTDIIYLTIDLDVLPPSSMFAVSAPSSLGVDATLLHQLLPVISGTNKLAGADVVEFNPLLDRDSLCARVAARFVWELFYHWK; translated from the coding sequence ATGAAAACATTCTGGGAAAAAACACCTGCTGAAGTCTGGCAGGGCAGAAATGATTTAGAAGAAAGCGCTACTGCTTTACGAGTATTCCAATCAATCATTAAAGAAGAGAGCTTTAATCCTGAAAAATATCCGGAACAAATAGCTTTGTTAGGATTTTGCTGTGACGAGGGAGTACGAATTAATAAAGGAATCACAGGAGCAAAAAAAAGTCCGGACATCCTTAAAAAAGCTTTGGCAAATTTTGCTTACCATCCGCATCCTCTTTCATTGATTGATATGGGAAATATTATTTGTAATGGTCTTCTTTCCGAAGGTCAGCAACTTCTTACAAAATATGTTGAACAATGTCATTCCCAAAGTATGAAAACTCTAGTTATCGGAGGAGGACATGAAACTGCTTTTGCTCATGGTATGGGTTTATATAATTCATATCCTGATGCAACTATAGGAATTATTAATCTGGATGCTCATTTAGATATCCGATCGAATAATAAATATTCTTCGGGAACCCCTTTTCTTCAATTATTTGAATATTGCAAATCAAATAACCGAAACTTTAATTATCTCTGCATAGGTGCGAGTAAAGCTGCTAACACCCAAGCCCTGCTTGAGACTGCTGAGAATTTAAACGTTCGTATTATATGGGACACTGAGTGCCAATATTTACATTTAGATCACATTAATCAGCAAATACTAGATTTTATTGCAACAACTGACATTATTTATTTGACTATTGATTTGGATGTTTTACCTCCTTCTTCAATGTTTGCAGTGTCTGCACCCAGCTCATTGGGAGTGGATGCTACTCTTTTACATCAATTACTTCCCGTTATTTCCGGTACTAACAAATTAGCCGGAGCTGATGTAGTAGAATTTAATCCTCTGCTGGATCGTGATTCTCTATGTGCAAGAGTAGCCGCCAGATTTGTATGGGAACTTTTTTATCATTGGAAATAA
- the hutI gene encoding imidazolonepropionase — MFKIKKGDIVWQNARIVTLDDSVETEYNILQNFDLIVRDNKIEALVEEGQVDYPEYINKIDAENGLLIPGFIDCHTHLVFGGDRAKEWEMRLNGVPYVEIAQKGGGINSTVKATRISDENTLYKLAEERLNALILEGVTTLESKSGYGLDLINERKQLKVSKKLGLNHPVEIVNTLLSAHTVPPEYKDKSDEYMELICSVILPTLWKEGLFEAVDVFCENVGFTYAQTKKLFECATTMDIPVKGHVDQLSNLGGSGLVAEFNGLSVDHIEYLDEENIKKLSRSRTVATVLPLAYYFLREKQKPPIDLLRKYKIPIAVSTDLNPGTSPFASLRLAMNAACVQFGLTPKEALLGVTKNAAKALKRENTHGQIKKGYMADFCIWNVKNPVEIFYELGRNPLKYRIFQGNITHKF, encoded by the coding sequence ATGTTTAAAATAAAAAAAGGGGATATAGTTTGGCAAAATGCCAGAATTGTTACTCTTGATGATTCTGTTGAAACAGAATATAATATACTTCAAAATTTTGATTTAATTGTTAGGGATAACAAAATAGAGGCTTTAGTTGAAGAAGGCCAGGTTGATTATCCTGAATATATAAATAAAATAGATGCTGAAAACGGATTATTGATTCCGGGTTTTATTGATTGTCATACTCATCTGGTTTTTGGAGGTGACAGAGCAAAGGAATGGGAAATGAGATTAAATGGAGTTCCTTACGTTGAAATTGCACAAAAAGGAGGAGGTATTAACTCTACGGTTAAAGCTACCCGAATCTCAGATGAAAACACTTTGTATAAACTAGCTGAAGAAAGATTAAATGCTTTGATTCTGGAAGGAGTTACCACACTTGAGTCTAAATCAGGTTATGGACTGGATCTAATCAATGAGCGTAAGCAATTGAAAGTATCAAAAAAATTAGGTTTGAATCATCCGGTTGAAATAGTAAATACACTGCTTTCCGCTCATACAGTTCCTCCTGAATATAAGGATAAATCTGACGAGTATATGGAACTTATCTGCTCTGTAATACTTCCTACTTTATGGAAAGAAGGATTATTTGAAGCTGTGGATGTATTTTGTGAAAATGTTGGCTTTACTTATGCTCAAACGAAAAAGCTTTTTGAATGTGCAACCACTATGGATATTCCGGTAAAAGGACATGTGGATCAACTCTCTAATTTAGGCGGTAGCGGATTGGTTGCTGAATTTAACGGTCTGTCAGTAGACCACATTGAATATCTGGATGAAGAAAATATTAAAAAATTAAGCAGATCCAGAACTGTAGCAACAGTATTACCTTTAGCCTATTATTTTCTCAGGGAAAAACAGAAGCCTCCCATTGATTTACTTAGGAAATATAAAATCCCAATTGCCGTTTCTACCGATCTTAATCCTGGAACGAGTCCCTTCGCTTCGCTTCGGCTGGCAATGAATGCTGCCTGTGTACAATTCGGATTAACACCTAAAGAAGCTCTTTTAGGGGTAACCAAGAATGCTGCAAAAGCTTTGAAAAGAGAAAATACTCACGGACAAATAAAAAAAGGATATATGGCTGATTTTTGTATCTGGAACGTTAAAAATCCGGTGGAAATCTTTTATGAATTAGGTAGAAATCCCTTGAAATACAGAATATTTCAGGGGAATATTACACATAAATTCTGA